A region of Halalkaliarchaeum desulfuricum DNA encodes the following proteins:
- a CDS encoding glucose-6-phosphate isomerase — protein MNVDIGNALDTSPGVSRDGLERLDRRVERAHGRIQEGRERGEHGFAALNLPERCDPREVEDTVAPFGDPRAVVTVGIGGSALGAATFSAALESDVDAYFLDNVDPAHARRLLSSLPLEETVVNVVSKSGTTAETLANFLVVRDAMQRASVDWTDRTFVTTGPSGNLRELAAKHDLPALDVPEGVPGRFAALSPVGLACAAIQGHDVEAILEGGSAAADRLDRAGAGSLFETPAYAYGAVTYALAQRGAGVNAVMPYAESLETFAEWFAQLWAESLGKDGLGQTPARALGATDQHSQLQLYRAGPRDKLVTLLRPTERPDLEIPETDLEGLSYLGGSTLGELLDAEFEATEASLAAAGRPSVRIEIDRVDERSLGELLYAMEAACVLHGDLASVDTFVQPAVEWGKRAARGLLGGGEFPEAEAVRDKETLIVDGN, from the coding sequence ATGAACGTCGACATCGGGAACGCGCTCGACACCTCGCCGGGGGTCTCCAGGGACGGTCTGGAACGGCTCGACCGGCGAGTAGAACGCGCCCACGGGCGAATTCAGGAGGGGCGAGAGCGCGGCGAACACGGCTTCGCCGCGTTGAACCTCCCCGAGCGGTGCGACCCGAGGGAGGTCGAAGACACCGTGGCGCCGTTCGGGGACCCACGCGCCGTCGTGACCGTTGGAATCGGGGGCAGCGCGCTGGGGGCAGCGACGTTCTCGGCTGCCTTGGAAAGCGACGTCGACGCCTACTTCCTCGACAACGTGGATCCGGCACACGCCCGGAGGCTGTTGTCGTCGCTTCCACTCGAGGAGACCGTGGTGAACGTCGTCTCGAAGTCCGGGACGACCGCGGAGACGCTCGCAAACTTTCTGGTCGTCAGGGACGCCATGCAGCGGGCTTCCGTCGACTGGACCGACCGAACGTTCGTGACGACCGGGCCGTCGGGCAACCTCCGGGAGCTCGCAGCAAAACACGATCTGCCCGCCCTCGACGTCCCGGAGGGTGTCCCGGGACGATTCGCCGCACTCTCGCCGGTAGGACTGGCGTGTGCGGCGATTCAGGGCCACGACGTCGAGGCAATCCTGGAAGGGGGCTCGGCGGCCGCCGATCGACTGGATCGAGCCGGAGCCGGATCGCTGTTCGAGACCCCCGCCTACGCCTACGGCGCGGTGACGTACGCGCTCGCCCAGCGCGGCGCCGGCGTCAACGCCGTGATGCCGTACGCGGAGTCGCTGGAGACGTTCGCAGAGTGGTTCGCACAGTTGTGGGCCGAGAGCCTCGGGAAGGACGGGCTCGGTCAGACGCCGGCACGGGCACTGGGCGCGACCGACCAGCACTCGCAGCTCCAGCTGTATCGTGCGGGTCCACGGGACAAGCTGGTGACGCTGCTCCGGCCGACCGAGCGACCCGATCTGGAAATTCCCGAAACGGATCTCGAGGGGCTGTCGTATCTGGGCGGGTCGACGCTGGGGGAGCTACTCGACGCGGAGTTCGAGGCGACGGAGGCGAGCCTGGCAGCTGCCGGTCGTCCCTCCGTCCGGATCGAAATCGACCGCGTGGACGAACGCTCCCTCGGCGAACTGCTGTACGCCATGGAGGCCGCCTGCGTACTGCACGGCGATCTCGCCTCCGTAGACACGTTCGTCCAGCCCGCCGTCGAGTGGGGAAAACGCGCCGCGAGGGGCCTTCTCGGCGGCGGGGAGTTCCCGGAAGCTGAGGCGGTGCGGGACAAGGAAACGCTGATCGTCGACGGTAACTAA
- a CDS encoding CPBP family intramembrane glutamic endopeptidase: MSESPESGGGGTVSSVLYRLLQGVAVVLAAFAGAVVFAGAGIGALVSGGIVEPETVGYHLALTVLQFVGFGVGIAGYVAITDDRELIRYRFPTRYSWGLIGVGVVILLVVQFGFGFLLSELGLEAGQNEVIIIGRENPQFFLYMILVSIVVVGPVEELLFRGVVQGLLRRALSAWPAIVMASAFFGLVHVWAVRGTIEQQLLYAFVATVLGLILGYLYERTDNIVVPGLAHGLYNAVLFAIQYVAVTRAFI, translated from the coding sequence ATGAGCGAATCGCCCGAGTCCGGGGGTGGCGGGACGGTGAGCTCCGTGCTCTACCGGCTACTGCAGGGAGTCGCAGTCGTGTTGGCCGCGTTCGCGGGGGCCGTCGTTTTCGCGGGTGCCGGGATCGGCGCCCTGGTTTCCGGCGGGATCGTCGAACCCGAGACGGTTGGCTATCACCTCGCGTTGACGGTGTTGCAGTTCGTCGGCTTCGGCGTCGGTATCGCTGGCTACGTGGCGATCACCGACGATCGGGAGCTCATTCGGTATCGTTTCCCCACGCGGTACAGTTGGGGACTGATCGGGGTCGGCGTCGTCATTTTGCTGGTGGTCCAGTTCGGTTTTGGATTCCTGCTTTCCGAACTCGGGCTCGAGGCGGGCCAGAACGAGGTGATCATCATCGGGAGGGAGAACCCACAGTTCTTCCTGTACATGATCCTCGTATCGATCGTCGTCGTCGGGCCGGTCGAGGAGTTGCTGTTTCGCGGGGTCGTCCAGGGGCTGCTCCGGCGGGCACTGTCCGCCTGGCCTGCGATCGTTATGGCGTCGGCGTTTTTCGGCCTCGTCCACGTGTGGGCCGTCCGTGGGACGATCGAACAGCAACTCCTGTACGCGTTCGTCGCTACTGTACTCGGACTCATACTCGGCTATCTCTACGAACGGACGGACAACATCGTCGTCCCGGGACTCGCACACGGGCTGTACAACGCGGTGTTGTTCGCGATCCAGTACGTTGCCGTCACCCGTGCGTTTATTTGA
- a CDS encoding mandelate racemase/muconate lactonizing enzyme family protein, whose amino-acid sequence MGREYAELHDPNAEYTMRELSAETMGVTAKRGGGRDIEITDVQTTMVDGNFPWTLVRVYTDAGIVGTGEAYWGAGVPELIERMKPFVVGENPLDIDRLYEHLIQKMSGEGSVEGVTVTAISGIEVALHDLAGKILELPAYQLLGGKYRDEVRVYNDCHTEAEADPEACADEAERVVEELGYDALKFDLDVPSGFEKDRANRHLRPGEIRHKAEIVEKVTERVKDRADVAFDCHWTFSGESAKRLAAAIEEYDVWWLEDPVPPENLQVQEEVTKSTITPIAVGENRYRVTEERRLIENGAVDIVAPDLPKVGGMRETRKIADVANQYYVPVAMHNVASPVATMAAAHVATAVPNSLAVEFHSYELDWWDDLVEETVIEDGSITVPEEPGLGVTLDLDTVEERMVDGEELFEEA is encoded by the coding sequence ATGGGAAGAGAGTACGCAGAGTTACACGACCCAAATGCCGAGTACACGATGCGGGAGCTCTCCGCGGAGACGATGGGCGTGACGGCAAAGCGGGGCGGGGGACGCGACATCGAGATCACCGACGTCCAGACGACGATGGTGGACGGTAACTTTCCGTGGACCCTCGTTCGGGTGTACACCGATGCGGGAATCGTCGGAACCGGGGAGGCGTACTGGGGCGCGGGTGTGCCCGAACTCATCGAGCGGATGAAGCCGTTCGTCGTCGGCGAGAATCCCCTGGACATCGATCGGCTTTACGAGCACCTGATCCAGAAGATGTCCGGGGAGGGCTCTGTCGAGGGTGTCACCGTCACCGCCATCTCCGGTATCGAAGTCGCGTTACACGACCTCGCCGGGAAGATTCTCGAGCTGCCGGCCTACCAGCTGCTCGGCGGAAAGTATCGCGACGAGGTCCGGGTGTACAACGACTGTCACACCGAAGCGGAGGCGGACCCCGAGGCGTGTGCCGACGAGGCCGAACGCGTCGTCGAGGAACTCGGCTACGACGCACTGAAGTTCGATCTCGACGTTCCCTCCGGGTTCGAGAAAGACCGTGCGAACCGGCACCTCCGACCGGGCGAAATCCGCCACAAGGCAGAGATCGTCGAGAAAGTCACCGAGCGGGTGAAAGATCGGGCGGACGTAGCCTTCGACTGCCACTGGACGTTCTCGGGAGAATCGGCAAAGCGGCTCGCGGCCGCCATCGAGGAGTACGACGTCTGGTGGCTCGAGGATCCCGTCCCGCCGGAGAACCTCCAGGTTCAAGAGGAAGTCACAAAGTCGACGATCACGCCGATCGCGGTCGGCGAGAACCGCTATCGGGTCACCGAGGAGCGTCGACTCATCGAGAACGGCGCCGTCGACATCGTCGCTCCCGACCTCCCGAAAGTCGGCGGGATGCGCGAGACCCGGAAGATCGCCGACGTCGCCAACCAGTACTACGTCCCGGTGGCGATGCACAACGTCGCCTCGCCCGTGGCGACGATGGCTGCAGCCCACGTCGCCACCGCGGTACCGAACTCGCTTGCCGTCGAGTTCCACAGCTACGAACTCGACTGGTGGGACGACCTCGTCGAAGAGACGGTGATCGAGGACGGTTCCATCACGGTGCCAGAAGAGCCGGGACTCGGCGTGACGCTCGATCTGGACACGGTCGAAGAGCGGATGGTCGACGGCGAGGAGTTGTTCGAGGAAGCGTGA
- a CDS encoding ABC transporter ATP-binding protein, producing MSDADAGFDFEDDTLATPGIDREVAEGEPLVRVEGLKKYFSDTDSLFGNVTVDDEFPYLRRQDRQVKAVDDVSFDIKKGETLGLVGESGCGKSTLARTVLRLLKPTEGSVYFKGEDLAKLSGEPLRRRRKEMQMIFQDPQSSLDPRMKVGPIVEEPMKAHGMLDEEGREARARELLEKVGLDPQHYNRYPHAFSGGQRQRVNLARALSVNPDFIVCDEPVSALDVSIQAQVLNTMEQLQEEFDLTYLFIAHDLSVIRYISDRVAVMYLGKLVELADKEELYENSQHPYTKALLDSIPVPDPRSGGKRGILEGDVPSPLDPPSGCRFRTRCPELIQPAEYDLTDVEWTGVREFTRAVDRRTFEVTDSSRIREEYFEEGVPDGDAGSIIKEAFQHLSAEEWDEAGALLVDSFAKQSICAREEPAYEVETEYGTSRHYAACHLHQEDGTDVSDEVLGGTDEEDAGLGILGSDD from the coding sequence ATGAGTGACGCCGATGCAGGCTTCGACTTCGAGGACGATACGCTCGCGACGCCGGGAATCGACAGGGAGGTGGCGGAAGGCGAGCCGCTGGTCCGGGTCGAGGGACTGAAAAAGTACTTCAGCGACACCGACAGCCTGTTCGGGAACGTCACCGTCGACGACGAGTTCCCGTACCTCCGACGGCAGGATCGGCAGGTGAAAGCGGTCGACGACGTCTCCTTCGACATCAAGAAAGGCGAGACCCTGGGGCTGGTCGGCGAGTCCGGCTGCGGGAAGTCGACGCTCGCGCGGACGGTGTTGCGCCTGCTGAAACCCACGGAAGGCAGCGTCTACTTCAAAGGGGAGGACCTCGCGAAACTGTCCGGGGAACCGCTCCGGAGGCGGCGCAAGGAAATGCAGATGATCTTTCAGGACCCCCAGTCGTCGCTGGATCCCCGGATGAAAGTCGGCCCGATCGTCGAGGAGCCAATGAAGGCCCACGGGATGCTCGACGAGGAGGGACGCGAAGCCCGCGCCAGGGAACTGCTCGAGAAGGTCGGACTGGATCCCCAGCACTACAACCGCTACCCGCACGCCTTTTCCGGCGGGCAGCGCCAGCGGGTCAACCTCGCGCGGGCGCTGTCGGTGAACCCGGACTTCATCGTGTGTGACGAGCCCGTTTCCGCGCTCGACGTCTCCATTCAGGCGCAGGTGCTCAACACGATGGAGCAGCTCCAGGAGGAGTTCGATCTCACGTACCTGTTCATCGCCCACGACCTCTCGGTCATCCGGTACATCTCCGATCGAGTCGCGGTGATGTATCTGGGCAAACTCGTCGAACTGGCCGACAAAGAGGAGCTGTACGAGAACTCCCAACACCCGTACACGAAGGCGTTGCTCGACTCGATTCCGGTGCCGGACCCTCGGTCGGGTGGCAAACGCGGAATCTTGGAGGGCGACGTCCCGTCGCCGCTGGATCCGCCGTCGGGGTGTCGGTTCCGGACTCGGTGTCCGGAGTTGATCCAGCCGGCGGAGTACGATCTTACCGATGTCGAGTGGACGGGCGTTCGGGAGTTCACGCGGGCCGTAGACCGACGGACCTTCGAGGTCACCGACAGCTCCCGGATTCGGGAGGAGTACTTCGAGGAGGGAGTGCCGGACGGCGACGCCGGGTCGATCATCAAGGAGGCGTTCCAGCATCTCTCCGCAGAGGAGTGGGACGAGGCGGGAGCGCTTCTCGTCGACTCGTTCGCAAAGCAGAGCATCTGTGCCCGCGAGGAACCGGCCTACGAGGTCGAGACGGAGTACGGTACCTCACGCCACTATGCGGCGTGTCACCTCCATCAGGAGGACGGAACGGACGTCAGCGACGAGGTTCTCGGGGGAACGGACGAGGAGGATGCCGGCCTGGGGATCCTCGGTTCGGACGACTGA
- a CDS encoding ABC transporter ATP-binding protein: protein MSEPLLSVENLKTQFFTEEGTVRAVDGISFDVHEGEIVGLVGESGAGKSVATSSLLRLVESPGEIVDGEVTFKGRTLIGFEEGPEGELRPSEEMLSNEQMRTEIRGREIAIIFQDPMESLNPVFTVGGQLREFIEINRELDKKAAKQEAIDMLREVGIPDPVARYDEYPHQFSGGMRQRVLIAMALACQPDLIIADEPTTALDVTVEGQILDLVEELQEKYGTAFIWVTHDMSVIAEIADRVNVMYLGEIIEQADVEEIFYETMHPYTVALLDSMPRPDETVDALDPIKGVMPEAINPPSGCRFHSRCPEAREVCTEVHPEPRDLGESAERHNVACVKYDAFDVGYQESRPLQTEATGGFSAGFAGRQGGEVDE, encoded by the coding sequence ATGAGCGAACCACTACTCAGCGTCGAAAACCTCAAGACCCAGTTTTTCACCGAAGAAGGCACCGTTCGGGCGGTCGACGGCATCTCATTTGACGTCCACGAAGGGGAGATCGTCGGGCTCGTCGGCGAGTCGGGCGCGGGCAAAAGCGTCGCGACCTCCAGTCTCCTCCGGCTCGTCGAAAGCCCCGGAGAGATCGTCGACGGCGAGGTCACGTTCAAGGGCCGGACGCTGATCGGCTTCGAGGAAGGCCCAGAAGGCGAACTCCGTCCCAGCGAGGAGATGCTCTCGAACGAACAGATGCGAACGGAGATCCGGGGCCGGGAGATCGCGATCATCTTCCAGGACCCGATGGAGTCGTTGAACCCGGTGTTCACCGTCGGCGGACAGCTCCGGGAGTTCATCGAGATCAACCGGGAACTCGACAAAAAAGCGGCCAAACAGGAGGCCATCGACATGCTCCGTGAGGTGGGTATCCCGGATCCGGTGGCACGGTACGACGAGTACCCCCACCAGTTCTCCGGCGGGATGCGCCAGCGCGTGCTGATCGCAATGGCGCTCGCCTGCCAGCCGGACCTGATCATTGCCGACGAGCCGACGACGGCGCTGGACGTGACCGTCGAGGGACAGATCCTGGATCTCGTCGAGGAACTCCAGGAGAAGTACGGCACTGCGTTTATCTGGGTGACTCACGACATGAGCGTCATCGCCGAGATCGCCGACCGCGTGAACGTGATGTATCTCGGCGAAATCATCGAACAGGCCGACGTCGAGGAGATCTTCTACGAGACGATGCACCCGTACACGGTGGCGCTTTTGGATTCGATGCCACGCCCCGACGAAACAGTCGACGCGCTCGATCCCATCAAGGGCGTGATGCCCGAAGCGATCAATCCGCCGTCCGGCTGTCGGTTCCACTCGCGCTGTCCGGAAGCGCGGGAGGTGTGTACAGAGGTGCATCCCGAACCGCGCGACCTCGGCGAGTCGGCCGAGCGCCACAACGTCGCCTGCGTGAAGTACGACGCCTTCGACGTCGGCTACCAGGAGAGCCGACCGCTGCAGACGGAGGCGACAGGCGGATTCAGCGCCGGTTTCGCCGGCCGACAGGGAGGTGAGGTCGATGAGTGA
- a CDS encoding ABC transporter permease: MATGTESQTDEFSPGEDTEGGVDEVEARVGLRYTLKQVKRDTTARIGIFVVGIVTLVAIYASIDYFVFDYAIAESVWYHPARDPDEVTRLLPPFGMENQFGEGVLEHPMGTDHRGRDILIRLIYGTRIAITVGFMATAIGLVGGTLIGAVSGYYGGWVDDVLQRVTETIYAIPFLVLVIAFMVAFGRNLTFAMVGVGITAIPIFNRLIRSRVVSIREEDYIEAARAAGVKDRNIILRHIIPNSFAPVLVQATLQIGVSILIVAGLSFLGFGAQPPTPSWGQMLSESRHYMLPAPTFSLWPGLAILITVIGFNILGDGLQDALDPRINN, from the coding sequence ATGGCTACTGGAACCGAATCTCAGACCGACGAGTTCTCCCCCGGGGAGGACACCGAAGGCGGCGTCGACGAGGTGGAGGCCCGCGTCGGATTGCGGTACACGCTCAAACAGGTCAAACGCGACACTACCGCCCGGATCGGCATCTTCGTGGTCGGGATCGTCACGCTCGTGGCGATCTACGCGTCGATCGACTACTTCGTCTTCGATTACGCGATCGCCGAATCCGTCTGGTACCACCCCGCCCGCGACCCCGACGAGGTAACCCGGCTGCTGCCGCCGTTCGGCATGGAAAACCAGTTCGGCGAGGGCGTGCTCGAACACCCGATGGGAACCGACCATCGGGGTCGGGACATCCTCATTCGGCTCATCTACGGGACCCGGATCGCGATCACGGTCGGCTTCATGGCCACCGCGATCGGGCTGGTCGGCGGCACGCTCATCGGCGCGGTGTCGGGCTACTACGGCGGCTGGGTCGACGACGTGCTCCAGCGGGTCACGGAGACGATCTACGCCATCCCCTTCCTGGTGCTCGTGATCGCGTTCATGGTCGCGTTCGGCCGCAACTTGACGTTCGCGATGGTGGGCGTGGGGATCACCGCGATCCCGATCTTCAATCGTCTCATCCGGTCGCGAGTCGTCTCGATCCGGGAAGAAGATTACATCGAGGCCGCGAGGGCGGCGGGGGTGAAGGACCGCAACATCATCCTCCGGCACATCATTCCCAACAGCTTCGCGCCAGTGCTGGTGCAGGCAACGCTCCAGATCGGCGTGAGCATCCTGATCGTCGCCGGCCTGTCGTTCCTCGGGTTCGGCGCGCAGCCGCCGACACCGTCGTGGGGACAGATGCTCTCGGAGTCGCGTCACTACATGCTGCCGGCGCCCACGTTCAGTCTCTGGCCGGGCCTGGCGATCCTGATCACGGTGATCGGGTTCAACATTCTCGGCGACGGTCTGCAGGACGCGCTGGATCCACGAATCAACAACTGA
- a CDS encoding ABC transporter permease has product MRYTLWRCAQAVPVLIGIITITFFLANQIPGDPVSIMLGPSPAQERVELIQAKYGLDRPLHERYLTYLQGVMVGDLGHSLYYDRPVIEMIMLRLPVTLYLTVSAFAFAIATAIPLGVISAKRRNKPTDHVARIVSLIGVSTPSFWIGLMLIIVFAFHLGWFPARGLPLPWDAPGDVRGAETQLQVIRTSLYHLIMPMIALGTLQMAQITRIERSSMVESLQGEYVKLARAYGVSETTIVRKHAFQVAQLPVITIVGLGLSTALGGSVLIETVFEIQGMGRLIITAINNLDYELIMGTTFMFGFAFVIGVIITDIAYAYIDPRVTYGDE; this is encoded by the coding sequence CTGCGTTACACACTCTGGCGGTGTGCGCAGGCAGTTCCCGTCCTGATCGGAATCATCACGATAACGTTCTTCCTGGCGAATCAGATTCCGGGAGATCCAGTCTCGATCATGTTGGGACCGTCACCCGCACAGGAACGCGTCGAACTCATCCAGGCCAAATACGGGCTGGATCGACCGCTCCACGAGCGGTATCTCACGTACCTTCAGGGCGTGATGGTCGGCGATCTCGGACACAGTCTCTACTACGATCGTCCTGTCATCGAAATGATTATGCTTCGTCTGCCGGTGACGCTGTACCTCACGGTCTCGGCGTTCGCGTTCGCGATCGCGACGGCGATCCCGCTGGGCGTCATCTCGGCAAAGCGGCGGAACAAGCCCACCGACCACGTCGCCCGGATCGTCTCGCTGATCGGCGTCTCGACGCCGTCGTTCTGGATCGGGCTGATGTTGATCATCGTCTTCGCGTTCCACCTCGGCTGGTTCCCCGCCCGGGGGCTCCCCTTGCCGTGGGATGCTCCCGGTGATGTCAGGGGTGCCGAGACGCAACTGCAGGTGATCCGGACGTCGCTGTATCACCTGATCATGCCGATGATCGCGCTGGGGACGCTCCAGATGGCCCAGATTACCAGGATCGAGCGGTCATCGATGGTCGAATCGCTACAGGGCGAGTACGTCAAACTCGCCCGGGCCTACGGCGTCTCCGAGACGACTATCGTCCGGAAACACGCGTTTCAGGTCGCACAGCTGCCCGTGATCACGATCGTCGGGCTCGGCCTCTCGACGGCACTCGGCGGGTCGGTGCTGATCGAGACCGTCTTCGAGATCCAGGGAATGGGCCGGCTCATCATTACGGCGATCAACAACCTGGATTACGAGCTCATCATGGGCACGACGTTCATGTTCGGGTTCGCGTTCGTGATCGGTGTCATCATCACCGACATCGCGTACGCGTACATCGACCCGCGGGTTACCTACGGTGATGAATAA
- a CDS encoding ABC transporter substrate-binding protein: MKYVGAGGAVGLAGCLGDEPADDDNGDDPGENGEDPDPGDELPDQELYFAQVKGPLDLDPIVANDVPSVQIIGQLYDGLYEYDLGVGIDPKIASDQPTVERDGTRFIVPIRDDAEFQNGDPVTAEDVIHTVRAPYEEETENAAEVDMVESAEVIDETTVQFDLEFPYGAFETTLVRYVVNESVRTDDRDAYNVDPVGSGPFRLIDWDQEDFATVERWDDYWDGDRIGYPNIARIEFDPIEEQTTRVTSLQTGDNDIIETIPPQLYETVRGIEDATIDEEPGVGYFYLAFNCGEGPTADPVVREAVDYVFSMDQAIENFVEPAGVRQVSPYPLSISEEWDFPIDEWAEIEHDRDLDAAEDLFEEAGVDWDYDWRIIVPPDDMREQIGVSIGDGLQNVGFDNVEVQRLDWGTFTEAYQSGDEEDFNMYTLGWSGSPDPDAFAYHLLSQEVEGVTNGTFHDYDEASDKITEARQSADREERRQLYIEATTELLEERVHLPAYNLQNSYGISGRVDDYHAHPISSVTRVFSEHNNVSVE; the protein is encoded by the coding sequence ATGAAGTACGTCGGCGCGGGCGGCGCAGTCGGATTGGCCGGCTGTCTCGGCGACGAACCGGCGGACGACGACAACGGGGATGACCCCGGCGAGAACGGCGAGGACCCGGATCCAGGAGATGAGCTTCCGGACCAGGAGCTATATTTCGCACAGGTCAAAGGCCCTCTCGATCTCGACCCGATCGTCGCGAACGACGTCCCGTCCGTTCAGATTATCGGACAGCTATATGACGGGTTATACGAGTACGATCTCGGCGTCGGGATCGACCCGAAGATCGCGAGCGATCAACCGACGGTCGAACGCGACGGAACCCGATTTATCGTCCCGATCCGTGACGACGCTGAGTTCCAGAACGGCGATCCGGTCACCGCGGAGGACGTCATCCACACGGTGCGGGCTCCCTACGAGGAGGAAACCGAAAACGCCGCGGAAGTCGATATGGTGGAAAGTGCGGAGGTCATCGACGAAACGACGGTTCAGTTCGACCTGGAGTTCCCGTACGGTGCCTTCGAAACGACATTGGTGCGATACGTCGTAAACGAGAGCGTCCGTACCGACGATCGCGACGCCTACAACGTGGATCCCGTCGGCTCCGGACCGTTCCGGCTTATCGACTGGGACCAAGAGGACTTCGCAACGGTCGAGCGCTGGGACGACTACTGGGACGGCGACCGGATCGGCTATCCGAACATCGCACGCATCGAGTTCGACCCCATCGAGGAACAGACGACTCGCGTCACCAGTCTCCAGACGGGTGACAACGACATCATCGAGACGATTCCGCCTCAGTTGTACGAAACCGTTCGCGGTATCGAAGACGCGACGATCGACGAGGAGCCGGGTGTCGGATACTTCTATCTGGCGTTCAATTGTGGCGAAGGACCGACCGCTGATCCGGTCGTCCGCGAGGCGGTCGACTACGTGTTCTCGATGGATCAGGCGATCGAGAACTTCGTCGAACCGGCCGGAGTTCGCCAGGTGAGCCCGTACCCGCTGTCGATCTCCGAGGAGTGGGACTTCCCGATCGACGAGTGGGCGGAGATCGAACACGACCGGGACCTCGACGCGGCCGAGGACCTGTTCGAGGAAGCCGGCGTCGACTGGGATTACGACTGGCGGATCATCGTCCCGCCGGACGACATGCGCGAACAGATCGGTGTCTCGATCGGCGACGGCCTGCAAAACGTCGGCTTCGACAACGTCGAGGTGCAGCGTCTCGACTGGGGGACGTTCACCGAGGCGTACCAGAGTGGTGACGAGGAGGACTTCAACATGTACACGCTCGGCTGGTCCGGGAGTCCGGATCCCGACGCGTTCGCGTACCACCTCCTCTCCCAGGAAGTCGAAGGCGTCACCAACGGGACGTTCCACGACTACGACGAGGCGTCCGACAAGATCACCGAGGCCCGGCAGTCGGCCGACCGCGAGGAGCGCCGCCAGCTGTACATCGAAGCGACGACCGAACTCCTCGAGGAACGCGTCCACTTGCCGGCGTACAACCTGCAAAACTCCTACGGGATCAGCGGACGCGTCGACGACTACCACGCGCACCCGATCTCCAGTGTCACGCGGGTCTTCAGCGAGCACAACAACGTCTCGGTCGAGTAA
- a CDS encoding HVO_0416 family zinc finger protein codes for MASAPSADDELFDEFLSDRGHEISETRWEYSYNKKQCPECGGLNDESSTECSVCGWRPGAA; via the coding sequence ATGGCCTCTGCACCGAGTGCCGACGACGAGCTGTTCGACGAATTCCTTTCGGACCGCGGACACGAAATTTCGGAGACACGATGGGAGTACTCATATAACAAAAAGCAGTGTCCGGAGTGTGGCGGACTCAACGACGAATCGTCGACAGAGTGCTCGGTATGCGGCTGGCGTCCGGGTGCGGCCTGA
- the pyrF gene encoding orotidine-5'-phosphate decarboxylase, whose amino-acid sequence MSFFEELRDRIEATDSVVSVGLDPDPNRLPGPMADRDLPRFAFNRRIIDATHEHAACYKPNAAFYEGAEGWRALRETVAYAHGKGVPVLLDAKRADIGNTTRQYASVLEWVDAITVNPYLGRDSLQPFLDRHDSGVFVLCRTSNPGGADLQDLELETGEPLYRRVAALADLWNEGGNVGLVVGATAPEELETLRREVPDLPFLVPGIGAQGGDAEAAVEHGLVDRDGVDVGLVNSSRGIIFAGEDAVNATGADVTEADLDRYVKAAGDAAKRLKRVLNRYR is encoded by the coding sequence ATGAGTTTCTTCGAGGAACTCCGGGATCGTATCGAGGCAACCGACAGCGTCGTATCGGTGGGGCTGGATCCGGATCCGAACAGGCTTCCAGGACCGATGGCCGACCGCGACCTCCCCCGATTCGCGTTCAACCGGCGGATCATCGACGCGACACACGAACACGCCGCCTGCTACAAGCCGAACGCCGCCTTTTACGAGGGCGCGGAGGGCTGGCGAGCACTCAGAGAGACTGTCGCGTACGCGCACGGCAAAGGTGTTCCAGTGCTCCTGGACGCGAAACGGGCAGACATCGGAAACACGACGCGTCAGTACGCCTCCGTCCTCGAGTGGGTCGACGCGATAACCGTCAACCCGTATCTGGGCCGCGACTCGCTGCAGCCGTTCCTCGACCGGCACGACAGCGGGGTATTCGTGCTGTGTCGGACCTCCAACCCGGGCGGCGCGGACCTCCAGGATCTCGAACTCGAAACAGGGGAGCCACTGTATCGCCGGGTCGCCGCCCTCGCGGATCTCTGGAACGAAGGTGGCAACGTCGGGCTGGTCGTCGGTGCGACCGCTCCGGAGGAGTTGGAGACGCTCCGGAGGGAAGTGCCGGACCTGCCGTTTCTGGTTCCGGGGATCGGCGCACAGGGAGGCGACGCGGAAGCTGCAGTCGAACACGGACTGGTGGATCGCGATGGGGTGGACGTCGGCCTCGTGAACTCCTCGCGGGGGATCATCTTTGCCGGCGAAGACGCCGTCAACGCGACGGGAGCAGACGTCACTGAGGCCGACCTGGATCGGTACGTCAAGGCAGCCGGCGACGCCGCGAAACGGCTCAAAAGGGTTCTCAATCGGTACCGGTAA